In Deltaproteobacteria bacterium, a genomic segment contains:
- a CDS encoding molybdopterin molybdotransferase MoeA — protein MKPFFKVKTSKEIFQIIETFSCLSRGMVRLNEGLGRVLAGDILSPEDLPHFPRATMDGYAVRARDTFGASEAVPAWLTLSGEVAMGQEILTPVESGHCFRIATGGMLPPGADAIAMIEHSQTLDHQTIEIFKPVSPLDHIIQVGEDVKKGHPVLTAGRRLRPQDLGLLAGLGILELPVYQQPRVAIISTGDEIVPVEKHPAPGFIRDINAVTVQALAAEAGAVPEFLGRTKDHVKDLETLCRKGLDLADVILISGGSSVGTRDFTLEVIHSFPGADILAHGISISPGKPTLLARVGNKILWGLPGHTASAMVIFSIFVKPCLHQLEGEKALRPIPKGKARLTRNIASAQGREDYIRVSIQEKETGWEATPILGKSGLISTMVRADGIIKIDQNCEGLEKGEWVEVLLF, from the coding sequence ATGAAACCATTCTTCAAGGTCAAAACCTCCAAAGAAATTTTTCAAATTATTGAGACTTTTTCATGTCTTAGCCGGGGAATGGTCCGCTTAAACGAAGGTCTTGGGCGGGTCCTGGCCGGGGACATCCTCTCTCCGGAGGACCTTCCCCATTTCCCCAGGGCCACCATGGACGGCTATGCCGTGCGGGCCAGGGATACCTTTGGGGCCTCGGAAGCCGTCCCGGCCTGGCTGACCCTGTCCGGAGAGGTGGCCATGGGCCAGGAGATATTGACGCCCGTTGAATCCGGGCATTGTTTCCGGATCGCCACCGGCGGGATGCTGCCCCCCGGAGCCGATGCTATAGCCATGATCGAGCATTCCCAAACCCTCGACCACCAGACCATAGAGATCTTTAAACCGGTCTCTCCTTTGGATCATATCATTCAGGTAGGAGAGGACGTCAAAAAAGGGCACCCTGTCCTGACGGCCGGCCGGCGTCTTCGGCCTCAAGACCTTGGTTTGCTGGCCGGCTTGGGGATACTGGAATTACCGGTCTATCAACAGCCCAGAGTCGCTATTATTTCTACCGGGGATGAAATTGTGCCTGTCGAAAAACACCCCGCCCCCGGGTTTATTCGGGACATCAATGCCGTCACGGTTCAGGCCCTGGCAGCCGAGGCCGGCGCCGTACCGGAATTTTTAGGCCGGACCAAAGACCATGTTAAGGATCTGGAGACCCTTTGCCGGAAAGGATTGGACCTGGCCGATGTGATCCTGATCTCAGGCGGGAGTTCGGTAGGGACCCGGGATTTCACCCTGGAGGTCATTCACAGCTTCCCAGGGGCCGATATCCTGGCCCACGGTATATCCATCAGTCCCGGTAAACCGACCCTCCTGGCCCGTGTCGGCAACAAAATCCTTTGGGGCCTGCCGGGTCATACCGCTTCGGCCATGGTTATCTTCTCCATCTTCGTCAAACCCTGTTTACATCAATTGGAAGGGGAAAAGGCCTTAAGGCCCATCCCAAAGGGGAAGGCCCGATTGACCAGAAATATCGCTTCGGCCCAGGGACGGGAAGATTATATCCGGGTTTCCATTCAGGAAAAAGAGACCGGCTGGGAGGCCACGCCCATCCTGGGAAAATCAGGGCTTATCTCCACCATGGTCCGGGCCGACGGGATTATCAAGATTGATCAGAACTGTGAAGGTCTGGAAAAAGGGGAATGGGTGGAAG
- the moaA gene encoding GTP 3',8-cyclase MoaA — MLLDPYNRRLNYLRISLTDRCNLRCVYCMPEQGVPKFIHEDILSYEELLRLARLSVRLGIEKIRLTGGEPLVRKNLLNFIASLREIPGIRDISLTTNGVLLAQQAQALWEAGVKRINISLDTLVAKKYAEITRFDFFDQVWKGIQEAERIGFSPIKINVVALKGINDDEILSFGRLSYEKPYHIRFIEFMPVGQENGWKTERFLSSEETLTQLQELGPLFPVNGHGLDGPAKRMAYAGARGEIGLISPISEHFCPTCNRLRLTAEGLLRVCIFSDTESDLRTPLRQGASDEVLEAVIKEAITRKPKEHPVELSPLPRKCQRQMSKIGG, encoded by the coding sequence ATGCTTCTGGACCCCTACAACCGCCGTCTTAATTACCTCCGGATCTCCCTGACCGACCGCTGCAACCTGCGCTGTGTCTATTGTATGCCGGAACAGGGGGTCCCGAAATTTATTCATGAGGATATCCTGAGTTATGAAGAATTGTTAAGGCTGGCCCGGTTGAGTGTCCGGTTAGGGATTGAAAAAATCCGCCTCACCGGCGGGGAACCCCTGGTCCGGAAAAACCTTCTGAATTTCATTGCTTCTTTAAGGGAAATACCCGGCATACGGGATATCAGCCTGACCACCAATGGCGTCCTGTTAGCCCAGCAGGCCCAGGCCTTATGGGAGGCCGGAGTCAAAAGGATCAATATCAGCCTGGACACCCTGGTGGCAAAAAAATATGCCGAAATTACCCGATTCGATTTTTTTGACCAGGTTTGGAAGGGGATTCAAGAGGCCGAACGGATCGGTTTTTCACCGATCAAAATCAATGTGGTGGCCCTGAAGGGGATCAACGACGATGAAATCCTGTCTTTCGGCCGATTGTCTTATGAAAAACCCTACCATATCCGCTTTATTGAATTTATGCCGGTGGGTCAGGAAAACGGCTGGAAGACCGAACGGTTTCTCTCCTCGGAAGAAACCTTAACCCAATTACAGGAGTTGGGACCTCTTTTCCCGGTTAATGGCCATGGTCTGGATGGTCCGGCCAAACGGATGGCCTATGCCGGGGCCCGGGGGGAAATCGGTTTGATCAGCCCCATCAGTGAACATTTCTGTCCCACCTGTAACCGCCTGCGCCTGACGGCTGAAGGCTTGCTGAGGGTCTGTATCTTTTCCGATACCGAGAGCGATTTGCGAACGCCCCTGCGCCAGGGGGCTTCGGATGAGGTCCTGGAGGCCGTCATCAAGGAGGCCATCACCCGAAAACCCAAAGAGCACCCCGTTGAGTTGAGCCCCCTGCCTCGAAAATGCCAGCGTCAGATGTCAAAAATCGGGGGGTAA